The region GAAGGTGGCGGCGGCGCCATCCTGAACGCCAGTTCGGTGGTTGGCATCTACGGCAATTATGGCCAGACCAACTATGCGGCCACCAAGTTCGGCGTGATCGGCTTCACAAAAACCTGGAGCCGCGAACTGGGGCCAAAGGGCATTCGCGTTAACGCCGTGGCGCCGGGATTTGTCGAGACCGCGATCCTTTCCACGGTGCCCGACGAGGTCTTGCAGAAGATGCGCGACCAGGTGCCGTTGCGGCGTCTGGGCAAGCCGGAGGAAATCGCCGACATCTATGCCTTCCTGGCCAGCAACGAAGCAAGCTATATTAACGGTGCGGTGATCGAGGTGTCGGGCGGTCTGACGCTATAAGGCTGCAGGCTTGCAACCCCGCTCTTCACCGGATACTTTTATCCCCCCACGTCCCGCCTCGGATGGCGTGGATATCATGTCGGAATCCATATGAAAACAGTTGATCTATTGAAGCCTGACGCAGGCCTGCGCGTATTCATCTCCGGCGCCGCCACCGGCATCGGCGCCGCCATCGCGGAAGCCTTCCTGGACACCGGCGCGGCGGTCTACGTCTGCGACATCAATCCGGCTGCCGTCGACGCAATTAAGAAGACGCATCCCCGCATCCATGCCGGTGTCGCCGATGTCGGCAAGCGGGAAGACGTCGATGCGGTCATGGCCGACGCCGCGGAAAAGCTCGGCGGCCTCGATCTCCTGATCAACAACGCCGGCATCGCCGGGCCCACCGGCGCGGTGGAAGATCTCGATGCGGACGCCTGGGACCAGACCATCAATACCAATCTGAACAGCCAGTTCTATTTCCTCAAGCGCGCCGTTCCGCTGCTGAAGAATACCTCGGACAATCCCAGCATCATCACCTTGTCCTCGGTGGCCGGACGCCTGGGTTATCAGTTCCGCACGCCGTATGCCTCGACCAAATGGGCCATCGTCGGTCTGATGAAATCGCTGGCGGTCGAGCTTGGACCCAGCAACATCCGGGTCAATGCGATTTTGCCCGGCGTGGTGGAAGGCGAGCGCAT is a window of Herbaspirillum hiltneri N3 DNA encoding:
- a CDS encoding SDR family oxidoreductase, which produces MKTVDLLKPDAGLRVFISGAATGIGAAIAEAFLDTGAAVYVCDINPAAVDAIKKTHPRIHAGVADVGKREDVDAVMADAAEKLGGLDLLINNAGIAGPTGAVEDLDADAWDQTINTNLNSQFYFLKRAVPLLKNTSDNPSIITLSSVAGRLGYQFRTPYASTKWAIVGLMKSLAVELGPSNIRVNAILPGVVEGERMDGVIAARAKTLGLSFDEMREDYVKKISLRRLVTTQDVAAMALFLASPAARNISGQAISVDGNLEYL